CATGGGAATTTCACTTATAAAATAAGTACCTGAATCATACATGACTTTCCGTGTAGTTGTGCACTGGTAacttattttgcttttaaagTACTCATTTCCAGGCATGAGTgagtttaaaattaaataaaacgtCATTTATATTGCAAACACCCCCCAACAATTATGCATATAAAAAGTAGGCTAGCTTTATAATTTACTGgataattttaaatgtattataccGATGTtatttttgatgttttaatttGTTATTAAACGATAAACGACAATATACGATATACTTGAATGTCTAACAGAATATTGAAATACACGATAAATCACGTCATAGGTATAGTAAGCATTATGTTATAAACATATACACCCTAAATTACAAAAACACGCAACAAAAGTAATGGGGGTCGtgttaaaaaaatgaataatcaACGACATAGTGAAATGTGTTCCCTTAATATTTCTATAATATTAATAACTCCGTGATGAGAAACTGTTAACTTATTGATTCAGCAGGACCGGTTTACAAGTATTTTGCAAAATTTCAGATGATGCAAGTAATCCCTAAATCCGAAGCGCTGcatttacattattcattcGGCGGGGTGTGTCTTGTAGGCTTGTTTTTCAGCGCCTGTATATATTGCGAGGTCTGAGTCAAAGATAAAATGCAGATGGAAAAGGCAAGTCTTTACACATCGGTAGAAATAAGCTCCACAGATCCACGGGACAGGTCCCAGGCTCCGTCTTCACCATGACACGCAGGCTGGCTGCACTCTGGCTGACTGCTGCGGCGCTGATGCGGATTGCGGATGCGGTGGGACCTGTGGTACAGTGCGGACCGTGCGACCCGGGGGCGCTGGAGCAGTGCAAGCCGCTGCCGGCAAACTGCGTCGAGAAGGTCCGGGAGCCGGGCTGTGGCTGCTGCATGACCTGCGCCCTGGCAGAGGGAGAACTTTGCGGCGTTTACACCAGGAGGTGCGGCGCCGGGATGACTTGTCAGCTGCAGCCCGGAGAGGCGAGACAACTCCAAGCTTTACTGGAGGGACGGGGAGTTTGTTCCAAAACAGCCTTGAAAAAAACCCCACGTTTACCGCCTGCGGGTGAGCAAGGTAGGCTGGCTGTTTATGATCGCGGCTAAAAGCGGCGTGTTACACTGACAAGCCCGAAATGCGCTGGTGCGGCTGGGAATCTGCTGCGCTGGTGCAATGTGAGGTTTGGGGGGGATCTCGTTCGAGTGGCTGATATTGCAGAAGTCAGCAGGCTACAAGTTGGGGAAGAAGACTTTCTGTCTTGTTTTGCGGAGATTAGATAGTTGTTTCAGATTCACTTATGTGAAGCACTTGTCACTTTTTGTCCACTTATTCTTAAATTAATTATATCCCATTAGAGGCAAGCAATCAGCATGATCGGTTGTTCTCACCGTGGTCACTGGACATACATTGCAAAACTAAAATTAAGCCATACAAACTCTTACACACGCAGTAGAAATATTATCACGTTGCATTATTTCCATACGATGAAAAGATTTATTGTGCAATAGAAGTACAATTATTCTAATTACACTGTACTGTGTTTTCTCAAACTGCCTACGGCCAGGTACATCATTAAGCGTTTGTTACTGCCTTGAAATACAGGCTTGAATAACGATTCTATTCTGATGTTAAAGGATCGACTTATTAGTGCGTGTTGTGAAATTACAAATTGTTTGAAATATGCATTTTGTATATTACGTAGCTATTCAACTGTTATGAAATTACTCACTGCTTTTGGACGCGCAAATAATTGTTAAACGTTCAAGGTGGAGATGCTGGATAAGcaagtggcttttttttttttaaatgaaaatgataattaTACATAAAAACCGGGTCTGAGGGTTTTTACGAGAAGCTTGAGCGAAGTATTTCCTATTTAGCGATTGCAGTCCGAGACAAAACCAAGTCGTTTCGAGCCCCTCTGCCTGTGGTACCGCCCTACGACCCTGCGCTGGATTAAGttattggaagatggatgtcaACTGGAATGATACCGTTCAACGCTTTGAATCGTGTATTATACAATGCAAGACATTTTATTCCCATGAATTATGAATATTGCCATCAAAAAACTCTTGAGCTTTAACGGAATGATTCGTCTTGAATGGCTGGAGGGTGTCAGATGACATTCAGTCAGTGGCATTGACTGCTTTTATGTGTTCTGCCGgtaatttgttttgttattgatCAGGGGTATCCATCCATCTGAACGTGACTCAGAAAATGAATTCTTCGCAAGGCAGGTAGCCGTCTGCCGCTTTTATTTAAGATTGTCATGTTCAGGGAAAACCAGTTGATTTGAGGTTCACACCAATGTGTAGTGATGGTGGAGGAAATTTACTCTGTGTTACAGCTTCCTTTAAAGGGTGTCatagagagtgtgtgtgtgtgtgtgtgtgcatgtgttatgtatatattacaccgTGAAGACCAAATGTACCCACAATGTgattataaaatgttattttgacattgtggggaccattttttcggtctccacaaggggaaaatcaattttaaggttgtcattgttgggattccGGTCTTTCcgatagaaatgaatgggcggTCCcccaaagatatgaatacaagtgtgtgtttgtgtgtatgtgtgtgtgccttttGTGGTCCTAAGTGTGTCTGAATTTCTGAGCTTACAGTGATTTGTTAGATTTGTGTTGTGtggtatgtatatatatatatatatccttgCTGAGAgattggggagggggtgggggggtgccagGCAGAAATTGGATACAAATCGACAATAATTACCAAGCTTTAGGTTAGCCTGCTAATCCTGGGCTTAGGGAACCAGTCAAACGACACCAGGTGACGTCGTCGTGGCGGTGGACTCGCATGCACTCTGAGAGCCGCAGGGTACAAGCTGCCTTTTATGATGATGTCACAGACGACACCAGGTGACGTCGTCGTGGCGGTGGACTCGCATGCACTCTGAGAGCCGCAGGGTACAAGCTGCCTTTTATGATGATGTCACAGACGACACCAGGTGACGTCGTCGTGGCGGTGGACTCGCATGCACTCTGAGAGCCGCAGGGTACAAGCTGCCTTTTATGATGATGTCACAGACGACACCAGGTGACGTCGTCGTGGCGGTGGACTCGCATGCACTCTGAGAGCCGCAGGGTACAAGCTGCCTTTTATGATGATGTCACAGACGACACCAGGTGACGTCGTCGTGGCGGTGGACTCGCATGCACTCTGAGAGCTGCAGGGTACAAGTTGCCTTGTATGATGAGGTCACAGACGACACCAGGTGACGTCGTCGTGGCGGTGGACTCGCATGCACTCTGAGAGCTGCAGGGTACAAGCTGCCTTTTATGATGAGGTCACAGACGACACCAGGTGACGTCGTCGTGGCGGTGGACTCGCATGCACTCTGAGAGCTGCAGGGTACAAGTTGCCTTGTATGATGAGGTCACAGACGACACCAGGTGACGTCGTCGTGGCGGTGGACTCGCATGCACTCTGAGAGCTGCAGGGTACAAGCTGCCTTTTATGATGAGGTCATAGATGACAGTGTGCAGGTTATGGGAAGTCACATGTTACAAACAGATGTTAGCACTTACCAGGTAGGCCGAGATGATTGACCTGTACAGGACTGCTTCAGAGCAATCGGCAACAGTTAACGAGTATATTCCTAACGAGTCCAGCGGGCACACCTGCCAGACCGTGTTGGTGCGTATGTCACACATTGATCTATTGGAAcaattacgtttttttttttcttcagaagtCTACGGACGTGCAAAACTTTTCTGGCTacaagccatccatccatccatccatccatccatccatccatacacaTTTCTATGACCACTTATCATGGGGGCTGGCTACAAGCAATCCTTTGATTTAGAACTTCTGTCTGAGTTtcacagatagatagatagatagatagatagatagatagatagatagacagacagatagatagatagatagatagatagatataccttactgccatttgcacaagtacaggacAGTATGAATACATTGCAATTCTAGTGTGTAGCTCACAGATATAGCCTTCAAGATAGAAGAAGTGCAAAAAGAGAACTGCACCATTAATAACAATCACACactaatataaaaaaatatatatataaaaataaactataaaaagaaaagaatctCACGCTGGATTCTCACAGCTTCAAATATATCTAGTGACCAGGGCAAACTAGCGGCAGCGGTGAGCCCAGAATCACCCGCAGCGATGAATAAGGTGTGCCCCTCCTGAAGACTTCCGGAAGATTCCTGGAAGGTGCCTTGCAAAAACAGGCGACGCATTTGGCGGTTTCAGTTTTTAATTTGTGGAAaggaaatgacccccccccgccgccccccaacCTTACACACAGTTTATGTTTTGGGTTAACTGAACCCATTACTGGTGACACAGATCACAGGCTTCTACCTCACGTGTGTCAGTGTTATTGTGAATCCACAGGCAGCTCGGCTGTAATTCGGATAGCTAGGCTGCTCGTGAACGGCAATCTGCCCGACAGGTCCAAAGCAGAATTGTGCAAATGCTAGATTTAAAACTTAAATCCCCAAGCACATATATACAGGTTTACATTGCGAATAAATATTGACGTTACGCAAGTTTCCAAAAATGTCTTTTTCTTAAGAGACTGTGCCTGTTTGTCTgctatttttaaagtaaaatcaACAGATGTGTTTTGACCAATATTTGAAAGTTCCCCAGTCTCAGGAGCCTTGGTTACTAATTGACCCACCAAGGAGGGGAGGGTTTGGAAGTGGCCACATGTCCCTGGTGcctcacacccccacacagTGGCATCTCCGTCTGAAGTCTGCTTCCACTTAGTCTGAGGCATCCCATTCCTTTTTGGTCTGCTCAGGTCCCCTCACGCTAGCCCAACCCGCCCGGGAAACCGTCAGGCTCAGAGTACAGATCGAGGCTGAGCATTTTGTCAAAGACGACAAGAAGAACCCTGAAGCTGGAGCCGGATGGCGTCTTCCCACAGACAGATGGAAGGATCGACTGCACAGCCAGGATCCATGTGTCTGTTTAGTACATTCTTTGATTCACGTCCCTTGATTGTAATTGGTCTATTATTTGCGGGTCACTTTCACCAATCAGTGCACAGCTCTCCCACAGAGTGTGCTGTGATTTGCTGTGTGGAAAAAGATGGCAGGGCAGGCGGAGATGTAAATGAAAGGTATTAATATCGAGTGTGTTGTGCTCCCTGGTAGGATGCAGTAGGTAGAATTAGGAAATAGGCCTCACGTGAAATAGGCCTCACGTGAAATAGGCCTCACGTGAAATAGGCCTCACGTGTGCCCGATGCTGCCTCAATTCTTGATTATTGCTGTCTGAGAAAATGAACTAGAGTTCGGGGGAAATTAACAAACGGAGAGACTGGTGGGTTACCTTGTTAAGGTAAATGAAAGGTTTCTTCGCTGCATATGATGGTCAGCTTTTGGggaatctttttatttttttgcctgcAAATCCACACTCCTGCATAAAACTGTATTTTCTTCTCTCTCAGAAATAGTCAGTCTCAGTGGTCTCATTCACCTTGACACGAATGTCTGCACTTTATAATCTGTCAGCATGAATGCCGGTTGACTCGACCGCCGAGGCCTGCTTGAAGGCCTGCTTGAAGGCCTGCTTGAAGGCCTGCTTGAAGGCTTCGGTGTGCACGCGTGGATGAGTGGTCCAGCCCTTTCCTATGTTTGGTTGCTGTGTTTGCATGTCTCCGGTCAGGCGGACTGTTCCGTGTctgtaacaatttgtcacaaaTCCTCGCCAGTGGTATTTAAATAACTCCCCTGTTCCTTTCAGCATGCTCCGAGAGAGGCCTTCTGTGAAGGaagggtgggggcgggggggggtgggggggcatgttaTTCTTCGTGAAGTTGGCTTGGTGCATCTTTCAGAACCTCCGGATTGGGGTAGGAGCACCGAGGTGAAGAAGTGCCGGTAAAACCAGGCCTCTCCTGTGGTTCCGCAGGTAGACCGGAGCACCCCGGCCTGACGGAGGAACCAAGCGGTTCCAGGGCGGCCACCCCGGATCCCAGGATCGTGACCAGGGTGCCGGAGCACAGGACCCCCCACCATAACCCCAAGGCGGAGGTCATCAGGAGGGAGCAGACCAAGAAAACCCACAGCTTCAAAGTCCAACCGGTCCCAGAATATGAACACAAAGAGGTGCACAACTTCTCTGTGGACTTCAGGCGGGAGCTGGAGTACGTAAGTATCACATCCTTCACCTTCTCAGCCTGGATAAGCTCCCCCTGATTAATTTGGTCTTGAGGAGTCAACTTAGCTAGAAAAAAATCGATGACTTGACGCTATTCCTGTATCTCAGCGGAGTCGTTCTGTTGGTGGTTCATCTTCAAAGGCTGTGCCAACCCATATTGCACAGGCAATGAATCTTCCCGCTCGTGTATGTTTTGATGCCGGTATGCCCTGGTTTTGGTTGGATTACGCGCCGAAGCAAATTGTACCCGTTCCGACTCTTTGGTGGCTTGCGGTTTCAGTTACAGGGTTAGTGCTTGGAAGCCAGTGGCTCTCAGGATGGTCAGGCAAACAACAAACCTGCGAGTCAGCCTCAAAGAACTGGGCTGTGTGAACGCACTGAAGGGGACAGTCCCTGCTGAAACAGGAAGATTGCGATACATGTCACATTGTACACCGTTTAATCCAGTACGTTGTTGATTTGGGAAAGATTGTCGGTTTTTTGATCCACGAAAAGACCTCAGAACCTTTGAGCAGAACCTTTGGGCCTGAAACTCCATCTGGAAAATCCGAA
The Paramormyrops kingsleyae isolate MSU_618 chromosome 4, PKINGS_0.4, whole genome shotgun sequence genome window above contains:
- the LOC111845974 gene encoding insulin-like growth factor-binding protein 3 isoform X2, encoding MTRRLAALWLTAAALMRIADAVGPVVQCGPCDPGALEQCKPLPANCVEKVREPGCGCCMTCALAEGELCGVYTRRCGAGMTCQLQPGEARQLQALLEGRGVCSKTALKKTPRLPPAGRPEHPGLTEEPSGSRAATPDPRIVTRVPEHRTPHHNPKAEVIRREQTKKTHSFKVQPVPEYEHKEVHNFSVDFRRELEYGPCRTAMISILKRLKASDTLNPRRLSIPNCDKKGFYKKKQCRPSKGRKRGICWCVDRYGQTLPGFDGSKKDGTQCQGLDNK
- the LOC111845974 gene encoding insulin-like growth factor-binding protein 3 isoform X1, with the protein product MTRRLAALWLTAAALMRIADAVGPVVQCGPCDPGALEQCKPLPANCVEKVREPGCGCCMTCALAEGELCGVYTRRCGAGMTCQLQPGEARQLQALLEGRGVCSKTALKKTPRLPPAGEQGRPEHPGLTEEPSGSRAATPDPRIVTRVPEHRTPHHNPKAEVIRREQTKKTHSFKVQPVPEYEHKEVHNFSVDFRRELEYGPCRTAMISILKRLKASDTLNPRRLSIPNCDKKGFYKKKQCRPSKGRKRGICWCVDRYGQTLPGFDGSKKDGTQCQGLDNK